Proteins from a genomic interval of Panthera uncia isolate 11264 unplaced genomic scaffold, Puncia_PCG_1.0 HiC_scaffold_1399, whole genome shotgun sequence:
- the LOC125917021 gene encoding coiled-coil domain-containing protein 89-like has protein sequence MPQEEKAVRMDTPHTEEPFDKKDKKPEKQEEEMEFKELGGLREALANLRGLSEEEKSEKAMLCSRIQEQSQLICILKRRSDEALERCQILELLNTELEEKRMLEAEKLKAVSEYAQKLEERFMTLAANHELMIRFKDEHKSQNVKLREENEKLRLENDSLFSQALKDQEAKVRQLTARSEALSKELETLKQRCTRDARQAQAREKELLELQSRQACAHAKETEQLHSQLQSLQQQHQQIAEQMAAAEQAHGSLKQELQARLQTVTREKDELLQLSMERGRALQSKQAEIRQLEEKLETADVARRYALQRFEQEAVAVDSNLRVRELQRRIDGIQKAYDELRLQSEAFKKHSLGLLSKERELNAKLRHLFP, from the coding sequence ATGCCTCAGGAAGAAAAGGCTGTCAGGATGGACACTCCACATACTGAAGAACCCTTcgataagaaagacaaaaaaccagaaaagcagGAAGAGGAGATGGAGTTTAAGGAACTGGGCGGTCTGAGGGAGGCCTTGGCGAATCTCCGGGGACTGTCCGAGGAGGAGAAGAGCGAGAAGGCGATGCTTTGCTCCCGCATCCAAGAGCAGTCCCAGCTCATCTGCATCCTGAAGCGGAGGTCAGACGAGGCCCTGGAGCGCTGCCAGATCCTGGAGCtgctcaacacagagctggaGGAGAAGAGGATGCTGGAGGCTGAGAAGCTGAAGGCCGTGAGCGAGTATGCCCAGAAGCTGGAGGAACGCTTTATGACCCTGGCAGCCAACCACGAGTTGATGATCCGCTTCAAGGATGAACACAAGAGTCAGAACGTCAAGCTCAGGGAGGagaatgagaaactgaggctggagaatGACAGCCTCTTCAGCCAGGCTCTGAAGGACCAGGAGGCCAAAGTGCGCCAGCTCACCGCCCGGAGCGAGGCCCTCTCCAAGGAGCTGGAGACCCTGAAACAGAGGTGTACTCGGGATGCCCGCCAGGCAcaagccagagagaaagagctgCTGGAGCTGCAGAGCCGGCAGGCCTGTGCCCACGCCAAGGAGACAGAGCAGCTGCACAGCCAGCTGCAGAGCCTccagcagcagcaccagcagaTCGCGGAGCAGATGGCCGCGGCGGAGCAAGCTCACGGCAGCCTGAAGCAGGAGCTGCAGGCCAGACTGCAGACGGTCACTCGCGAGAAAGATGAGCTGCTGCAGCTGTCCATGGAAAGGGGCAGGGCGCTTCAGAGCAAGCAAGCGGAGATCCGCCAGCTTGAGGAGAAGCTGGAGACAGCAGATGTGGCCAGAAGGTATGCGCTACAGAGGTTTGAGCAGGAGGCCGTGGCCGTGGACAGTAACTTGAGAGTACGAGAACTTCAGCGCAGGATCGATGGGATCCAGAAGGCCTATGATGAACTCAGGCTGCAGTCTGAAGCCTTCAAAAAGCACAGCCTGGGCCTTTTAAGCAAGGAGAGAGAACTCAACGCCAAACTCCGCCATCTCTTCCCATAG